The genome window TTTTGAGCGTAGAGGCTCCCGGCCGATTGATTGCTACGATCATAAATCATTGTTGGCCGTTGCAACCGGTTCTTAAGATTTTTAACATCTGCAGTTTTAGCAACAAACGTCAAATGGATACTAGTAATTAAGAAAATTCCTAGAAAAATAACAATGATCCATCGCGTTAATTGATAACGATGCCAGAACTTTTTCAGCATCGCAACAAAGAGCTGCCAATAGTGCTTAAACCAAACTCGGAATGACGCCCAAGCCTTTTTTAACCACTCTATGATTCGCTCTTTCAAACCTGAATTAGATTGTGGTTCACGATTCATTAATAAATCTCCATTTTCATTTCAAAAAGCTGACAATTATTTTATCACATTTTGGCAAATGGTAAGCTATTTTCTCCGCTAGCTTTACTAGAAATTAAAAATGAAGAGACTAGAGAAAAACTTATTCTCTCAAGTCTCTTCACAATACAATTTAGTAGTTATAACAATTACATCTCATCTGGCGCCTTGATATCAAGTAAGTCAAGGGCAGATTTGAGCACATCACTAACTGCTTGAGTAAGAGCTAACCGTGCTGGTTGAGCTTCGTCCTTATCAAGAATCCGAGTGTGAGCGTAGTATTGGTTAAACTTCTTAGCCAATTCAAGGGCATACTTAGCGATTACTGATGGATCGTAGTTTAATGCAGCCCGCTTGATTGCTTCGCTGTATTGGCCAAGGAAGCTGATTAATTCCCAAGCTTCAGCACCGGCCTTTGTCAAGTCAACATCACTAAAGTCCCGAATACCGCCCTTACGTAAGATACTCTCAGCACGAGCACGAGCATATTGAACATAAGGACCAGTTTCACCTTCAAACTTAACAACATCTTCAAGCTTGAAGTTAACGGCATTCCGACGGTAGTTCTTTAAATCGTGGAAGATAACGGCACCAACACCGACTTCTTTAGCAACTTCATCAGCGTTTTCAAGGTCAGGGTTCTTTTCGGCAATTTGCTTCCGTGCTAAATCAATAGAATCATTCAATACATCTTCAAGGGAAACAACATTACCCTTCCGCGTAGACATCTTCTTACCGTTTAAGTTCATTAAACCAAAGGAGATGTGTTCAATTTGATCCCACCAGTTGAAGCCCATTTCCTTTAAGGCCGCACGTAATTGCTTAAAGTAAGTTTCTTGTTCGGCACCAACAACGTAGAGGGACTTAGCATGACCATACATCCGCTTCCGGAAAAGTGCAGTTGCCAAGTCACGAGTGATGTACGTTGTCGTTCCATTACTCTTGATGATTAGCAATGGTGGTAAGTTATATTCATCAAGGTCAACAATTTCTGCACCACGACTAGGCTTTAATAAGTCCTTATCCCGTAACAATTGGATAGGTTCTTCCATCTTTTGAGCAGAGAAAGCTTCCCCATTGAATGAGTCGAAGTTAACATCTAGCATCTTATAAACACGTTGGAACCGTTCAAGAGAAACTTCACGGAACCAGTGCCAAAGCCGCCATGCTTCTTCGTCACCATGTTCAAGCTTAGCAAACCAGTTACGACCTGCTTCAGTGTATTCTGGATGTTCGTCAGCTTCATTATTGATCCGCACATAGTACTTAAGCAAAGTATTAATTGGATCCTTCTTAACTTCCGCTTCGTCTCCCCACATCTCATAAGCAGCCATTAACTTACCAAATTGAGTACCCCAATCACCAAGGTAGTCAATCCGAATCAAGTTGTAGTTAACTTTTTCAAGAATCCGGGCAACAGCTTCACCAATCATGGTTGAACGAAGGTGCCCCATTCCCATCGGCTTAGCAATGTTTGGTGATGAATAATCAATCGTAACATTTGATTGGTGACCAAGATCAATCTCACCATAATGTTCAGGATCTGCTAAGATAGTTTGCAAAATCTTAGCACCAACTTGGGCTTTATCAAGGAAGAAGTTGATATATGGGCCTGCAACAACTACCTTTTCAAAACCGTTTTGGTCAACCTTTTCAACCAACTCACTTGCAATCATTTGCGGTGCCTTATGTAAGGTCTTAGCTAAGAAGAATGTCGGGAAAGCATAATCCCCATTACTAGAATCTTTTGGCCGTTCAATCTTAGCTTCAATTTCTTTAACATCCATCTCTGGCAATGCTTGTGCCAATGCAGCTGCAACTTGTTGCTTATCGCTCATATATATTCCTCCTTATACTTATAAAAAAACGCCCCTAATAAGCATAATGCTTACTAGAGACGAGATTTACCCGCGGTACCACTCTAATTGAATTAGAATTCCACTCATTCATTGATTTAATTGAAATATCTGAGGCACGCCTTCACAAATCGAAAAGCCCCTAACTCTCATCAACAAAGGGTCGCTGTAGATTTCAAAATGCTACTACTCCTCAAATCCTATTTTCATACTCAATTATTATAACAAATTTAGATTTAAAAACAAGGACTAATCTACAAGGGTGAGTTATTGCTTTTTTCTTACTTATTATATGTTACAATTATTATCATTAAATAATAATGAAAGGTTGATGAGTTATTTATGACAAACCCTACAATTCAAGCTGTCACAATTGCAGGTCATGATTCGGACGGGAGTGCTGGAATGCCCGCTGACCTTCATGCCTTTTTTGCGGATGGCGTATATGGTCACGGTATTTTAACTGCCGCTGTTTCCGGAAATTCTTACGGGATCACCTCTTCCCAAGTAATGCCGCAAGAATTTATTGCCGAACAGTTTAAGGTATTAAGTGAAGATTTTGACATCAAAGCAGCCAAAACTGGAATGCTTGCTAATGACGATGTAATTAATGTCGTTGCTGATAACTATTCGCCTGAACATTTTGGCCCGTTAGTTGTTGACCCTGTGATTATTACTAAGCACGGTGCAATGTTGCTTGAACAATCCGCCTATGAACTATTTCGTGAACGAATTATTCCCCTTGCAACTGTTATTACCCCTAATTTCTATGAAGCACAAAAATTAACAGGAATTGAAATGACCACAGATGAAGAACGGGTTAAAGCAGCTCATTATCTTCAAGACTTAGGGGCAAAAAATGTGGTGATTAAGGGCGCGCATAATGATGATAGCCAAACAACTGTTGATGACTTTGTTCTTCTTGAAGACGGTGATAGCTTCTGGCTCAAAAAACCTTTTGTTAAGACAGATCGATTGAATGGAACCGGGGATAGTTTCTCCGCAATCATTGCTGCCGAGCTTGCGAAGGGAAATAATGTTAAAATATCAGTAACAAAGGCTAAAGATGCCGTTTACGCAGCAATCGCAAATCCATTAACGGTTGGTCATAAATTTGGCCCAATCAATCATTGGGATGCGCAAAAGGAGCTGCATTAGGAGGAATTTTTGATGCTTGATACGTATAGGCACAAAGTTGTATTAATAGGTGACGGGGCTGTCGGCTCATCATTTGCATTTTCATTATTGCAGTCAACAAATGAGGTCGATGAATTGGTACTGGTGGATCGTACAAGGTCAAAAGCAGTTGGGGATGCGGCTGATCTTGCTGATATTACACCCCTGACAAACCCAGTAAAGATTTATGCGGGAACCTATGAAGATGCTGCTGATGCTGACGTAGTTGTTATTACGGCTGGGATTCCCCGTAAACCTGGTGAAACTCGTTTAGACCTTGTTAATAAAAACACTACGATTCTTAAGTCAATTATTGAACCAATTGTCAAAAGCGGATTCACTGGTGTTTTCGTTATCTCGAGCAATCCTGTTGATATCCTTACAACAATTGCGCAGCGAATCAGCGGGTTTCCTAAAGAACGTGTTATTGGGACCGGAACTTCTCTTGATTCAATGCGGCTACGGGTCCTCTTAAGCAAGAAATTACACCTATCCGTCAATGTCATCGATGCCTTAATGCTTGGCGAACATGGTGATACTTCTTTTGCGGCCTTTAATGAAATCACAATCGGTGGAAAGGCCCTCAATACAATTACTGCCCTTTCAAATACTGATAAAAGTGAAATTGAAAAAGCAGTTCACGAAGCTGGCAGTCAAATAATTGCCAATAAAGGGGCTACTTTCTACGGAATTGCTAAATGCCTCTCGTATATTACACGGGCAATCATCGAAAACCGTAGTCTTGTCCTACCGATTTCGGCTCCGCTTGATGGACAGTACGGAATTAAGGGCCTGTACTTAGGCACGCCTGCCATCATTAATAGTCAAGGAATCGGCCAGGTCGTTGAATATCCATTAACATCAGATGAAGTTAAAAAGATGCAACAGTCTGCTGAAGCGATGCATCAAGTTTTAGCTAAGATTGAGATCTAAAAAAGCTGAGGCTAGGAGAAAATTTTCTCTCAGCCTCAGCTTTTTTATAAGAGCGGGTAACGAGAATCGAACTCGCGACGCAACCTTGGGAAGGTTGAGTTTTACCACTAAACTATACCCGCATTAACTAACTAAGTTCAACACTTAGTTAGTATATACCTCTTCTAATTATTTGTCATCTGTTTTTAAGATTTTTTTGAAGATTTAGCATCTTCTGCTGTTTCTTCGTCATCCTTTTTTTCTTCACGAGGAACAGCTTTTACCATCTTAGCTTCTTTTTGGCGAATAACAGCGCGGCCATTTAATTCGTTAACCCCGCTTTTATCAGACGGATCAAAATCTTGGATAGATACCATAATTGAATTAGTATAAACCTTTTCAACAACACCAGAAAATTCATGTTCGAGGGGACCGAATTTCTTTCCTTTTACAATATCGCCAATTTCAAAATCTGCCACTTGATTTCACCTCAAATATTATTTATTTTTACGCAAGCAATATACGTACCATACACTTTTTTTATTATATTTTCAAGTCAAAAGCATATAGTCAGTTTCTCTCATTAATGCTAAAATCAAAGCCGAAAGGAGTTTATCCATATGTTAAAAATAATAGTGGCGGTCTTAATCATTATTTTGATTCTCACCACTACCACTGGTCTGCATGCAAAAATTGAACGGAAAGTGACTAACTGGCTTGAATTAAGCCGTTTATTCTTTTTCCTTTTATTGACCGCTTCGATTGTCCACACCTTTCTTCATTTTAAAACTCAGCTTCTGAGCAACCTAGTATGGATCATCTTTTTAATTCTAATCTATATCTTAATGGAAACTGCTTTCCGCCTTAAACGGGAAACATTTGGCAATCCCTATCTAACAGCCTTACTTTTTATTGCCCTTATTATTGCCTTTGGGATTGGCTGCTGGTGGATCTAAACCAATAACTGTTTTCAATAGTGTCAATCATTTTCACTAACTGACTAGTTTCCTCGACATCATGAACTCGTAAAACACGACCGCCTCGCAAATACATTGCTGTCTCAGCAATCAATGTTACGCCGAGACGGTCTTCTTTTGCTAGATTAAATAATTTTTGACCAAAACCTTTTCGGGATATCGCAACCATAATCGGGCGCTGGAGGTAATTAAGCTGGTCAATGTTGCGCATCATCGCATAATCTTGGTAACCATCCGCAACCTTTGCATACCCAATTCCTTGGTCTAAAATCACTCGTTCAAGATCAATACCAGCAGCTGCTATTGT of Limosilactobacillus reuteri subsp. reuteri contains these proteins:
- a CDS encoding L-lactate dehydrogenase produces the protein MLDTYRHKVVLIGDGAVGSSFAFSLLQSTNEVDELVLVDRTRSKAVGDAADLADITPLTNPVKIYAGTYEDAADADVVVITAGIPRKPGETRLDLVNKNTTILKSIIEPIVKSGFTGVFVISSNPVDILTTIAQRISGFPKERVIGTGTSLDSMRLRVLLSKKLHLSVNVIDALMLGEHGDTSFAAFNEITIGGKALNTITALSNTDKSEIEKAVHEAGSQIIANKGATFYGIAKCLSYITRAIIENRSLVLPISAPLDGQYGIKGLYLGTPAIINSQGIGQVVEYPLTSDEVKKMQQSAEAMHQVLAKIEI
- the argS gene encoding arginine--tRNA ligase, which encodes MSDKQQVAAALAQALPEMDVKEIEAKIERPKDSSNGDYAFPTFFLAKTLHKAPQMIASELVEKVDQNGFEKVVVAGPYINFFLDKAQVGAKILQTILADPEHYGEIDLGHQSNVTIDYSSPNIAKPMGMGHLRSTMIGEAVARILEKVNYNLIRIDYLGDWGTQFGKLMAAYEMWGDEAEVKKDPINTLLKYYVRINNEADEHPEYTEAGRNWFAKLEHGDEEAWRLWHWFREVSLERFQRVYKMLDVNFDSFNGEAFSAQKMEEPIQLLRDKDLLKPSRGAEIVDLDEYNLPPLLIIKSNGTTTYITRDLATALFRKRMYGHAKSLYVVGAEQETYFKQLRAALKEMGFNWWDQIEHISFGLMNLNGKKMSTRKGNVVSLEDVLNDSIDLARKQIAEKNPDLENADEVAKEVGVGAVIFHDLKNYRRNAVNFKLEDVVKFEGETGPYVQYARARAESILRKGGIRDFSDVDLTKAGAEAWELISFLGQYSEAIKRAALNYDPSVIAKYALELAKKFNQYYAHTRILDKDEAQPARLALTQAVSDVLKSALDLLDIKAPDEM
- the thiD gene encoding bifunctional hydroxymethylpyrimidine kinase/phosphomethylpyrimidine kinase yields the protein MTNPTIQAVTIAGHDSDGSAGMPADLHAFFADGVYGHGILTAAVSGNSYGITSSQVMPQEFIAEQFKVLSEDFDIKAAKTGMLANDDVINVVADNYSPEHFGPLVVDPVIITKHGAMLLEQSAYELFRERIIPLATVITPNFYEAQKLTGIEMTTDEERVKAAHYLQDLGAKNVVIKGAHNDDSQTTVDDFVLLEDGDSFWLKKPFVKTDRLNGTGDSFSAIIAAELAKGNNVKISVTKAKDAVYAAIANPLTVGHKFGPINHWDAQKELH